In Pongo abelii isolate AG06213 chromosome X, NHGRI_mPonAbe1-v2.0_pri, whole genome shotgun sequence, one DNA window encodes the following:
- the GPM6B gene encoding neuronal membrane glycoprotein M6-b isoform 1 (isoform 1 is encoded by transcript variant 1; The RefSeq protein has 2 substitutions compared to this genomic sequence): MKPAMETAAEENTEQSQKRKGCFECCIKCLGGVPYASLVATILCFSGVALFCGCGHVALAGTVAILEQHFSTNASDHALLSEVIQLMQYVIYGIASFFFLYVIILLAEGFYTTSAVKELHGEFKTTACGRCISGMFVFLTYVLGVAWLGVFGFSAVPVFMFYNIWSTCEVIKSPQTNGTTGVEQICVDIRQYGIIPWNAFPGKICGSALENICNTNEFYMSYHLFIVACAGAGATVIALLIYMMATTYNYAVLKFKSREDCCTKF; this comes from the exons GCTGCTTTGAATGCTGCATCAAGTGTCTGGGAGGAGTCCCCTACGCCTCCCTGGTGGCCACCATCCTCTGCTTCTCCGGGGTGGCCTTATTCTGCGGCTGTGGGCATGTGGCTCTTGCAGGCACCGTGGCGATTCTTGAGCAACACTTCTCCACCAACGCCAGTGACCATGCCTTGCTGAGCGAGGT GATACAACTGATGCAGTATGTCATCTATGGAATTGCATCCTTTTTCTTCTTGTATGGGATCATTCTGTTGGCAGAAGGCTTTTACACCACAAGTGCAGTGAAAGAACTGCACGGTGAGTTTAAAACAACTGCCTGTGGCCGATGCATCAGTGGAATG TTCGTTTTCCTCACCTATGTGCTTGGAGTGGCCTGGCTGGGTGTGTTTGGTTTCTCAGCGGTGCCCGTGTTTATGTTCTACAACATATGGTCAACTTGTGAAGTCATCAAGTCACCGCAGACCAACGGGACCACGGGTGTGGAGCAGATCTGTGTGGATATCCGACAATACG GTATCATTCCTTGGAATGCTTTCCCGGGAAAAATATGTGGCTCTGCTCTGGAGAACATCTGCAACACAAACGAG TTCTACATGTCCTATCACCTGTTCATTGTGGCCTGTGCAGGAGCTGGTGCCACCGTCATTGCCCTG CTGATCTACATGATGGCTACTACATATAACTATGCGGTTTTGAAGTTTAAGAGTCGGGAAGATTGCTGCACTAAGTTCTAA
- the GPM6B gene encoding neuronal membrane glycoprotein M6-b isoform 2 (isoform 2 is encoded by transcript variant 2; The RefSeq protein has 1 substitution compared to this genomic sequence), whose protein sequence is MGCFECCIKCLGGVPYASLVATILCFSGVALFCGCGHVALAGTVAILEQHFSTNASDHALLSEVIQLMQYVIYGIASFFFLYGIILLAEGFYTTSAVKEQHGEFKTTACGRCISGMFVFLTYVLGVAWLGVFGFSAVPVFMFYNIWSTCEVIKSPQTNGTTGVEQICVDIRQYGIIPWNAFPGKICGSALENICNTNEFYMSYHLFIVACAGAGATVIALLIYMMATTYNYAVLKFKSREDCCTKF, encoded by the exons GCTGCTTTGAATGCTGCATCAAGTGTCTGGGAGGAGTCCCCTACGCCTCCCTGGTGGCCACCATCCTCTGCTTCTCCGGGGTGGCCTTATTCTGCGGCTGTGGGCATGTGGCTCTTGCAGGCACCGTGGCGATTCTTGAGCAACACTTCTCCACCAACGCCAGTGACCATGCCTTGCTGAGCGAGGT GATACAACTGATGCAGTATGTCATCTATGGAATTGCATCCTTTTTCTTCTTGTATGGGATCATTCTGTTGGCAGAAGGCTTTTACACCACAAGTGCAGTGAAAGAACTGCACGGTGAGTTTAAAACAACTGCCTGTGGCCGATGCATCAGTGGAATG TTCGTTTTCCTCACCTATGTGCTTGGAGTGGCCTGGCTGGGTGTGTTTGGTTTCTCAGCGGTGCCCGTGTTTATGTTCTACAACATATGGTCAACTTGTGAAGTCATCAAGTCACCGCAGACCAACGGGACCACGGGTGTGGAGCAGATCTGTGTGGATATCCGACAATACG GTATCATTCCTTGGAATGCTTTCCCGGGAAAAATATGTGGCTCTGCTCTGGAGAACATCTGCAACACAAACGAG TTCTACATGTCCTATCACCTGTTCATTGTGGCCTGTGCAGGAGCTGGTGCCACCGTCATTGCCCTG CTGATCTACATGATGGCTACTACATATAACTATGCGGTTTTGAAGTTTAAGAGTCGGGAAGATTGCTGCACTAAGTTCTAA